A window from Zonotrichia albicollis isolate bZonAlb1 chromosome 8, bZonAlb1.hap1, whole genome shotgun sequence encodes these proteins:
- the LOC141729972 gene encoding olfactory receptor 14A16-like, translating to MSNSSSIRHFLLLALADTRQLQLLHFCLLLGISLAALLGNGLIISAVACGHHLHTPMFFFLLNLALTDLGCICTTVPKAMHNSLWDSSNISYTGCAAQIFFIMFFISTEFYLLTIMCYDRYVSICKPLHYGTLLGSRACAHMAAAAWASGFLNALLHTANTFSLPLCQGNALGQFFCEIPQILKLSCSRSYLREQGLLAVGVSLVFGCFLFIVFSYVQIFRAVLRIPSEQGRHKAFSTCLPHLVVVSLFLSTGTFAHLKPPSMSSPSLDMALSVLYLVVPPAMNPLIYSLRNQELKAAVWRMMTGWFKKH from the coding sequence atgtccaacagcagctccatcaggcacttcctcctgctggcattggcagacacgcggcagctgcagctcctgcacttctgcctcttgctgggcatctccctggctgccctcctgggcaacggcctcatcatcagcgccgtagcctgcggccaccatctgcacacgcccatgttcttcttcctgctcaacctggccctcactgacctgggctgcatctgcaccactgtccccaaagccatgcacaattccctctgggacagcagcaacatctcctacacaggatgtgctgcacagatatttttcattatgttcTTCATTTCAACAGAGTTTTATCtgctgaccatcatgtgctacgaccgctacgtgtccatctgcaaacccctgcactacgggaccctcctgggcagcagagcttgtgcccacatggcagcagctgcctgggccagtggctttctcaatgctctgctgcacacagccaatacattttccctgcccctgtgccagggcaatgCCCTAGGTCAATTCTTCTGTGAAAttccacagatcctcaagctctcctgctccagatcctacctcagggaacagGGACTTCTTGCTGTCGGTGTGTCTTTGGTATTTGGTTGTTttctgttcattgttttctcctatgtgcagatcttcagggctgtgctgaggatcccctctgagcagggacggcacaaagccttttccacctgcctccctcacctggtcgtggtctccctgttcctcagcactggcacatttgcccacctgaagcccccctccatgtcctccccatccctggatatggccctgtcagttctgtacttgGTGGTTCCTCCAGCcatgaaccccctcatctacagcctgaggaaccaggagctcaaggctgcagtgtggagaatgatgactggatggtttaAAAAACATTAA